From the Acinetobacter wanghuae genome, one window contains:
- a CDS encoding STAS domain-containing protein: MIQFSDQELVVSGKIDYDNAEDYYVKGLREIQSSRQFPIVVNLAALENGSTLALAVLIRWLRQTPQAKGLQFKAVPAKMMNIIQACHLENDLQII, encoded by the coding sequence GTGATTCAATTTTCTGATCAGGAATTGGTGGTGTCAGGCAAGATCGATTATGACAATGCCGAAGACTACTATGTAAAAGGGTTGCGTGAAATTCAGTCATCTCGCCAATTTCCAATTGTGGTCAATTTGGCTGCGCTTGAAAATGGCAGTACGTTGGCGTTGGCTGTTTTGATTCGTTGGTTACGCCAAACACCACAAGCGAAAGGCTTACAGTTCAAAGCCGTTCCTGCCAAGATGATGAATATCATACAGGCCTGTCATTTAGAAAATGATTTACAGATTATCTAA
- the recG gene encoding ATP-dependent DNA helicase RecG, protein MAAVHQLQGVGNAAAALLEKLNIFNTDDLLFHLPRDYEDRSTIIPMNQLTVGRSYLLEGIVKGVDFPPGKRKSMAVLLDDECGKVTLRFYHIYKGITDRCKLGARLRIFGEVRVGARGLEMYHPELQVITEHTPLPQTELTAIYPATEGLTQPKLREYIKQALAQYSNDLPELLPKKFTNGYALKQSLEYIHHPPVDANMLQLAQGSHPAQQRLIFEELVAHQISLLTRRAYVQQVEAPSFTPSQNFAKQLLATLPFEMTGAQKRVSKEIAQDLKGNKPMLRLVQGDVGAGKTLVAGVAACHALEEGWQVALMAPTEILAEQHYLNFKKWLEPLGLHIAWLSGKQKGKARAAAEQMIHDGSAHMVVGTHALFQDSIGFAKLGLVIIDEQHRFGVDQRLALRNKGLNGMSPHQLVMTATPIPRTLAMSAYGDLDTSVIDELPPGRTPIQTVTIPLERREQVLQRIASNCAEGKQAYWVCTLVEQSETLDAQAAEATFAEIKERFPDLNIGLVHGKMKADEKQAVMQQFKNNELQLLIATTVIEVGVDVPNASIMVIENAERLGLSQLHQLRGRVGRGATASFCALLYKHPLSQNGQERLRIMRETNDGFLIAEKDLEIRGPGELLGTKQTGDMNFRVAKLERDDHLLNQAHYVAQQMLKDYPNQAEALLKRWLPEAPRYAYV, encoded by the coding sequence ATGGCTGCAGTTCATCAGTTACAAGGCGTCGGCAATGCCGCAGCTGCTTTACTCGAAAAACTAAACATTTTTAATACTGATGATTTGCTTTTTCATCTACCACGTGACTATGAAGACCGTAGCACGATCATTCCTATGAATCAATTGACCGTGGGACGTAGCTATTTGCTTGAAGGGATCGTCAAAGGTGTGGACTTTCCGCCCGGCAAACGTAAGTCCATGGCGGTGCTTTTAGATGATGAATGTGGCAAGGTCACCTTACGTTTTTATCATATCTATAAAGGCATTACGGATCGTTGTAAACTCGGTGCTCGGCTGCGTATTTTTGGCGAAGTCCGTGTCGGGGCACGTGGTTTAGAAATGTATCATCCTGAGTTACAGGTCATTACTGAACATACGCCATTACCACAAACCGAACTTACCGCAATCTATCCTGCAACCGAAGGCTTAACGCAACCCAAATTGCGTGAATATATTAAGCAAGCCTTAGCACAATACAGTAACGACCTACCTGAACTGTTACCCAAAAAATTCACCAATGGTTATGCACTAAAGCAATCCCTTGAATATATTCATCATCCACCTGTGGATGCCAATATGTTGCAGCTTGCACAAGGCTCACATCCTGCACAGCAACGTTTAATCTTTGAAGAGTTGGTGGCACATCAAATTAGTTTATTGACCCGCCGTGCTTATGTGCAGCAAGTTGAAGCGCCTTCATTTACGCCAAGCCAAAACTTTGCCAAACAATTATTAGCGACTTTACCCTTTGAAATGACGGGTGCACAAAAACGGGTATCGAAAGAAATTGCGCAGGATTTAAAAGGCAACAAACCGATGCTGCGCTTAGTGCAAGGCGATGTCGGTGCAGGTAAAACCTTAGTCGCAGGGGTTGCAGCTTGTCATGCCTTAGAAGAAGGTTGGCAAGTGGCATTGATGGCACCGACCGAAATTCTTGCCGAGCAACACTATTTAAACTTTAAAAAATGGCTTGAGCCTTTGGGGTTACATATCGCTTGGCTGTCTGGCAAGCAAAAAGGCAAAGCCCGTGCTGCCGCAGAACAGATGATTCATGATGGATCTGCGCATATGGTGGTCGGCACACATGCCTTATTCCAAGACAGTATTGGGTTTGCCAAACTTGGTTTGGTGATTATTGATGAACAACATCGCTTTGGAGTTGATCAACGTCTTGCTTTAAGAAATAAAGGCTTAAATGGCATGTCACCTCATCAATTGGTAATGACAGCAACCCCTATTCCACGCACGCTTGCGATGTCGGCTTATGGTGATCTTGATACTTCAGTGATTGATGAACTCCCCCCGGGTCGAACCCCGATTCAAACCGTGACCATCCCACTCGAACGTCGTGAACAAGTCTTACAACGCATCGCAAGCAACTGTGCCGAAGGTAAACAAGCCTATTGGGTCTGTACTTTGGTTGAGCAGTCTGAAACTTTAGATGCACAAGCTGCTGAAGCCACTTTTGCCGAAATTAAGGAACGCTTCCCCGACTTAAATATCGGCTTAGTACACGGCAAAATGAAAGCCGATGAAAAGCAAGCCGTGATGCAGCAGTTTAAAAATAATGAATTACAGCTTCTGATTGCAACCACGGTGATTGAAGTTGGTGTCGATGTACCTAATGCGTCTATTATGGTGATTGAAAATGCGGAACGTTTAGGTCTCTCACAACTGCATCAGTTACGTGGTCGAGTCGGTCGTGGTGCAACCGCGAGTTTCTGTGCCCTACTCTATAAGCATCCCCTGTCACAAAATGGACAAGAGCGTTTACGCATTATGCGTGAAACCAATGACGGATTCTTAATTGCAGAAAAGGATTTAGAAATTCGTGGACCGGGTGAGTTATTGGGGACTAAGCAAACGGGTGATATGAACTTTCGTGTTGCTAAGCTTGAACGTGATGATCATCTGCTTAATCAAGCACATTATGTCGCACAGCAAATGTTAAAAGATTATCCAAATCAAGCTGAAGCGCTGTTAAAACGTTGGTTACCGGAAGCTCCACGTTATGCCTATGTCTAA
- a CDS encoding CorA family divalent cation transporter, translating to MLEAFYATERGSLEDVTINGDFDLHKDLVWLDLIAPSQEEQQWILDAYDQNLPTLKSLEDISSSARFYRDDDGILHISTYFLTKNKNYQVDDESEDQSSILATVQTVAFILHKEHLFTLRGEKLVAFRAFRARARRNDYEIDYKDPTWILLGLLEAKLDELADILEDVHKDLEKYSTEVLNNRHREQILDLDDMITRLAQLEDMLGKAQLCLIDLRRVLTFLSRPRALGSHIYDADIRELSEDVRSLVEHDAFLFQKVRFLLDTTSGFINTEQNDTIRRFSILPSMLAPPMLVASVYGMNTDVLPFAQGTTSFVIVGIILLAFFIGPLIYFRWKKWI from the coding sequence ATGCTTGAAGCCTTTTACGCCACAGAGCGCGGTAGTTTAGAAGACGTCACAATTAATGGCGACTTTGATTTACATAAAGATTTAGTTTGGCTCGATTTAATTGCACCTTCACAAGAAGAGCAGCAATGGATTTTAGATGCCTATGATCAAAATTTACCGACACTGAAATCTCTCGAAGACATTTCATCAAGTGCGCGATTCTATCGCGATGATGATGGTATTTTACATATCAGCACCTACTTTTTGACAAAAAATAAAAATTATCAAGTCGATGATGAAAGTGAAGATCAATCGAGTATTTTAGCCACTGTACAAACGGTTGCTTTCATTTTACATAAGGAACATTTGTTTACTTTACGTGGTGAAAAACTAGTGGCATTCCGTGCATTTAGAGCACGTGCCCGCCGCAATGACTACGAAATTGATTACAAAGATCCAACCTGGATTTTGCTTGGTTTACTTGAAGCCAAACTGGACGAACTTGCAGATATTTTAGAAGACGTCCATAAGGATCTAGAGAAATACTCCACCGAAGTACTGAATAACCGCCATCGTGAACAGATTCTCGATCTAGATGACATGATTACCCGCCTTGCGCAATTAGAAGACATGCTAGGTAAAGCACAGCTATGTTTAATTGATTTACGCCGTGTACTCACCTTTTTATCGCGTCCTCGTGCTTTAGGCAGTCATATCTATGATGCGGACATTCGAGAATTGAGTGAAGATGTGCGCTCATTGGTCGAGCATGATGCCTTTTTATTCCAAAAGGTACGCTTCTTACTGGATACCACTTCAGGGTTCATTAACACCGAACAGAATGACACGATTCGTCGATTCTCGATTTTACCGAGTATGCTCGCGCCACCGATGTTGGTTGCCAGTGTCTATGGTATGAACACCGATGTACTGCCATTTGCACAAGGCACAACCAGCTTTGTCATTGTCGGTATTATTTTGCTCGCGTTCTTTATTGGACCATTGATTTACTTTAGATGGAAAAAATGGATTTGA
- a CDS encoding LOG family protein codes for MNSIAIFCGSALGSDPIYAKIAEHVGQTLAARRQCLVYGGGRSGLMGIIADSALAAGGQVIGVIPKQLVDRELAHPGLTELYVVENMHERKTKMSELSDGFVAIPGGVGTLEEIFEQWTWAQLGIHEKPCAFLNVQDFYTGLIQFIQHTTEQGFTKERFTEKLIVSEDFTEILNQFDHYAAPQAKWGMVDQQDLVKSTD; via the coding sequence ATGAATTCTATCGCAATTTTTTGTGGTTCTGCACTAGGCTCAGATCCTATTTATGCAAAAATTGCTGAACATGTCGGGCAAACGTTAGCAGCACGTAGGCAATGTCTCGTTTATGGTGGTGGACGTTCGGGCTTAATGGGCATTATTGCAGATTCAGCTTTAGCTGCAGGTGGTCAAGTCATCGGGGTTATTCCTAAACAATTGGTCGATCGTGAGTTGGCACACCCGGGTTTAACCGAGCTTTACGTGGTTGAAAATATGCATGAGCGCAAAACCAAAATGTCTGAACTTTCAGATGGTTTTGTTGCAATTCCGGGTGGAGTAGGCACTTTGGAAGAAATTTTTGAACAATGGACATGGGCGCAATTGGGCATTCACGAAAAACCATGTGCATTTTTAAATGTTCAAGATTTTTATACCGGCTTAATTCAATTTATTCAGCACACCACAGAACAAGGTTTTACCAAAGAACGCTTTACTGAGAAATTGATTGTCAGCGAAGACTTCACTGAGATTTTGAATCAGTTTGATCACTATGCAGCACCACAAGCGAAATGGGGCATGGTTGATCAGCAAGACCTTGTGAAATCAACTGATTAA
- a CDS encoding MlaC/ttg2D family ABC transporter substrate-binding protein, with protein sequence MKTFVKQTLAVGILSTVVAGNVFAAPTETPPAFVKKVADSLIARLKADHAKLQANPALARSIVRQNLDPYIDSQSFTRIVMGTYATNQYSSAAQRAQFEKNFRETLIENYGSAFAKFSNQTYTLRPYKATGSKNPVVTLDFKHNGEKIPVSFQLADHGSQWKIRNINVSGIDLGLQFRNQFAATVKRNGGNLDKAIANFKPDADIDKK encoded by the coding sequence GTGAAAACATTTGTGAAACAAACACTAGCTGTAGGCATTTTATCAACTGTAGTAGCGGGTAATGTCTTTGCTGCACCGACTGAAACCCCGCCTGCTTTTGTGAAAAAAGTTGCAGATAGTCTGATTGCACGTTTAAAAGCGGATCATGCAAAATTACAAGCGAATCCTGCTTTAGCGCGCTCAATTGTACGTCAAAATTTAGATCCTTATATTGATTCACAATCGTTTACTCGTATTGTGATGGGAACTTATGCGACCAATCAATATAGCTCAGCGGCACAACGTGCGCAGTTTGAAAAGAATTTCCGTGAAACCTTAATTGAAAATTATGGTTCAGCATTTGCCAAATTCAGCAATCAAACTTATACCTTGCGTCCATACAAAGCGACTGGTAGCAAAAATCCAGTGGTGACCTTGGACTTTAAACACAATGGTGAAAAAATTCCTGTTTCGTTCCAGTTGGCAGATCATGGTTCGCAATGGAAAATCCGGAATATCAATGTTTCAGGTATTGATCTTGGTTTACAGTTCCGTAATCAGTTTGCAGCAACGGTAAAGCGTAACGGTGGTAATTTAGATAAAGCCATTGCGAACTTTAAACCTGATGCTGATATCGACAAAAAATAA
- a CDS encoding NUDIX hydrolase has protein sequence MKIITVAAAIILNDANQLLVVRKKNTDCFMQVGGKLEPNEAPELTIVREIKEEICCDIQIESFIGRFETKTANEPDHQLISYVYHVTLNQMPQIEAEIAEMKWIDLDDQETRLAPLTTEIVMPWVKSHLLAQA, from the coding sequence ATGAAAATTATCACTGTTGCTGCAGCCATTATTTTAAATGATGCTAATCAGCTTCTGGTCGTGCGTAAAAAGAATACCGATTGTTTTATGCAAGTCGGTGGCAAGCTTGAACCCAATGAAGCCCCTGAACTGACCATCGTGCGTGAAATTAAAGAAGAGATTTGCTGTGATATTCAGATTGAATCTTTTATTGGACGATTTGAAACTAAAACCGCCAATGAGCCAGATCATCAATTGATCAGCTATGTTTATCATGTGACATTAAATCAAATGCCACAGATTGAAGCCGAAATAGCTGAAATGAAATGGATAGATTTAGATGATCAAGAAACCCGACTTGCACCGCTAACTACTGAGATTGTGATGCCTTGGGTTAAGTCTCATCTTTTGGCACAGGCTTAA
- a CDS encoding ComF family protein, whose protein sequence is MPMSNLIKQAKTWLQQLQPCQLCGSDYQHIHSVCEDCWSQLPWAKTTVQRQEMQVHIACDYTYPMDRMIQLFKYEQKLHLQNVLAGTLLSLRLPKVSAIVPMPISTERLVERGYNQSLVLAKHVAKHLNVPIWQPITRRSQHSQKGLSRLERMDDIEAQFEISTQSKLCYRRVLIIDDVVTTGSSIHALKLKLEALGCREIYAACIAGAKI, encoded by the coding sequence ATGCCTATGTCTAATTTAATTAAGCAAGCGAAAACTTGGCTGCAGCAGTTACAGCCTTGCCAACTCTGTGGTAGTGATTATCAGCACATTCATTCTGTATGTGAGGATTGTTGGTCACAGCTCCCTTGGGCAAAAACCACAGTGCAACGTCAGGAAATGCAGGTTCATATTGCCTGTGACTATACCTATCCGATGGATCGAATGATTCAACTGTTTAAATATGAACAAAAACTACATTTGCAAAATGTGTTGGCAGGGACATTACTCAGTTTAAGGCTGCCCAAAGTCAGTGCGATCGTGCCTATGCCTATCTCAACAGAACGTTTGGTCGAGCGTGGTTATAACCAATCGTTGGTCTTAGCGAAACACGTTGCTAAACATCTGAACGTTCCAATTTGGCAGCCGATTACCCGACGTTCACAGCACTCACAAAAAGGCTTAAGTCGACTTGAACGTATGGACGATATCGAAGCGCAATTTGAAATCAGCACACAGTCTAAATTATGTTATCGACGTGTGCTGATTATTGATGATGTCGTCACCACAGGCAGCTCAATTCACGCACTTAAGCTCAAACTTGAAGCCTTAGGTTGTCGAGAAATTTATGCTGCCTGTATTGCGGGGGCAAAAATTTAA
- the mlaD gene encoding outer membrane lipid asymmetry maintenance protein MlaD, giving the protein MKSRTSELAVGIFVILFAIAIFFLAMRVSGLVGTNIKDSYSLTATFENINGIKPRAKVAMSGVKVGQVDSITLDPVTRLATVHMTMDGSLTTFNAEQLKQVQQEALEELRYSADYQAANPTLQKEQEKQLLENMKSITNLDEDAYISVATNGLLGEKYLKIIPGGGLNYLKRGDQIANTQGTMEIEDLVTKFVTGGAGEKNKSEEASADANTVEADAEPAFVE; this is encoded by the coding sequence ATGAAATCACGTACGAGTGAGCTCGCAGTTGGTATATTCGTCATTCTGTTTGCTATCGCCATTTTCTTCCTTGCGATGCGTGTCAGTGGTTTGGTCGGTACAAATATTAAAGACAGTTACAGTTTAACCGCGACTTTTGAAAATATTAACGGCATTAAACCACGTGCCAAAGTAGCGATGAGTGGTGTGAAAGTGGGTCAGGTCGATTCGATTACCCTTGATCCTGTGACTCGTTTAGCGACTGTACATATGACGATGGATGGCTCTTTGACCACATTCAATGCTGAGCAATTAAAACAAGTTCAGCAAGAAGCCTTAGAGGAACTACGTTATAGCGCAGATTATCAAGCCGCGAATCCGACCTTACAAAAAGAACAAGAAAAGCAACTCTTAGAAAACATGAAATCCATCACTAATTTGGATGAAGATGCTTATATATCTGTAGCAACCAATGGCTTGCTCGGTGAAAAGTATCTGAAAATTATTCCGGGCGGTGGCTTAAATTATCTTAAACGTGGTGATCAAATCGCCAATACCCAAGGCACCATGGAAATTGAAGACTTAGTGACTAAGTTTGTCACCGGTGGTGCGGGTGAAAAAAATAAATCAGAAGAGGCATCTGCTGATGCAAACACTGTAGAAGCAGATGCAGAACCTGCATTTGTTGAATAA